The Planctomycetaceae bacterium genome has a segment encoding these proteins:
- a CDS encoding glycoside hydrolase family 172 protein: MSFNGLGMNLGNLSRLSAAKSRSISAENLTGEKGCGAMAEPSPGHPSSTLGLGWKCAPCHTIPPKTTYTLADITGSGAIQSMWLAGYVGRDLILRIYWEGQDTPSVECPLPDFFGMHWFRPDDYCHKGPYVHINSLPVCVNPNRALNCFWEMPFRKRCRMTLENISPSDGRTTYYQINYTLTDVPDDCAYFHAQYRRVNPLPYGEVYTIVDGVKGRGQYVGTSMGWGINASNWWGEGEIKFYIDGDGEFPTICGTGTEDYFLGAYNWDVDGQYVTYTGPYGGMHQVLRPNGTYLSQHRHAMYRWHVMDPVRFEKDLRITIQSLGWRSEGRFYPGMHDICSTAYWYQTLPAAAFPKFPDRDHLEVV, translated from the coding sequence ATGAGTTTCAATGGATTGGGAATGAACCTGGGCAATCTTTCACGGCTGAGTGCGGCCAAGAGCCGGTCGATCTCGGCAGAGAATCTTACCGGCGAGAAGGGCTGCGGGGCGATGGCCGAGCCTTCGCCGGGGCACCCTTCGTCGACACTGGGACTGGGGTGGAAGTGCGCGCCGTGCCACACGATCCCCCCCAAGACCACCTACACGCTGGCGGACATCACCGGCAGCGGCGCGATCCAGAGCATGTGGCTTGCCGGCTACGTCGGACGCGACCTGATATTGCGGATCTACTGGGAAGGCCAGGACACCCCCTCGGTCGAGTGCCCGCTGCCGGACTTCTTCGGGATGCACTGGTTCCGCCCCGACGACTACTGCCACAAGGGCCCGTACGTTCACATCAACTCGCTGCCGGTGTGCGTCAACCCCAACCGGGCGCTGAACTGCTTCTGGGAAATGCCCTTCCGCAAACGCTGCCGCATGACGCTGGAGAATATCAGCCCCAGCGACGGTCGCACGACCTACTACCAGATCAACTACACGCTGACGGATGTGCCTGACGACTGCGCGTACTTCCACGCGCAGTACCGCCGCGTCAACCCGCTGCCGTACGGCGAGGTCTACACGATCGTCGACGGCGTCAAAGGCCGCGGGCAGTATGTCGGCACGTCGATGGGCTGGGGCATCAACGCCAGCAACTGGTGGGGCGAGGGCGAGATCAAGTTCTACATCGACGGCGACGGCGAGTTCCCGACCATCTGCGGCACGGGCACCGAAGACTATTTCCTGGGCGCCTACAACTGGGACGTCGACGGCCAGTACGTCACCTACACCGGACCCTATGGCGGAATGCACCAGGTCCTGCGGCCCAACGGGACGTATCTTTCGCAGCATCGCCACGCGATGTACCGCTGGCACGTGATGGACCCGGTGCGGTTCGAGAAGGACCTGCGCATCACGATCCAGTCGCTGGGCTGGCGCAGCGAGGGGCGGTTCTATCCCGGAATGCACGACATCTGCTCGACGGCGTATTGGTACCAGACGCTGCCGGCCGCGGCGTTTCCAAAATTCCCGGATCGCGATCACCTGGAGGTCGTCTAA
- a CDS encoding vWA domain-containing protein, which produces MTAFIQWVLGLPAAEMARADSWRLTFVADYSNYAIVALIAAFLALVYLTVRSYRREGDAPTAAKAVLIVLRVLVFAAVVLMLFRPAIELRFVETLLSKVVVLVDDSRSMSFADRYASGKDGDALAAFLKTDRAALASLSRSRIVREALVRPDSVLTRLGQTHPLVLMRFSTAQPGKETYTRKLIELPARRGQAPAAATMPAELSKALSQLQADGYETNIPASIRDALDSTRGQQVAAIVVISDGQITAEGAAGRLGAAVESANRRVGGAVPLYAVSVGDPKPPRNVTVTALQGPNEVRRGTRAELSAVLSHRNLAGTTVMLRVLRREAGKANWTDTQVRQSVTLKAPPAESAVAAEVRQTVELFVEPDALGQFVYKAVVDPVADEANPDDNSAEARVQVSDEKVKVLVIAGDAGWDFQYLRNLLLRAGDSYRVSIWQQNADKDINQAASTGMKLSQLPRTLEELIGSPGGKPHPGYDAIILHDPQPGEGGFDSALVKMLRDFVEKHGGGLCYIAGGKYSHQALSGEGAMKDLADIMPVVLAPNTADIAVRMGTRKPEAWPLKVTSYGADHPMMRLAATAEQSGQVWSVLPGVYWSHPVARVKPAGKVLAESANPMDRTGRNEPLPIVAVQPFGAGRAVYVGTDETWRWRFVQEGYYHRRFWGELVRYLATLKARQVVITTGGDRFTAGQKISVEVEAYDEKFEALKDPSFTVTLRKITGEAVEKITLKPLDAANKPGRYSGILEAKHTGTYDLTALDSDPQAALKVAPKRIVIELPQAESRRPEADVDTMKNVASRAEQYLPIEQIDRLSELIAPGMIRTVKLQPHFLWDTPAMLILVVVLLAVEWILRKKYNMA; this is translated from the coding sequence TTGACCGCATTCATCCAATGGGTGCTGGGATTGCCCGCCGCCGAAATGGCCCGCGCCGATAGTTGGCGACTGACCTTCGTCGCCGACTACAGCAATTACGCCATCGTCGCGCTGATCGCGGCCTTTCTGGCGCTGGTGTACCTGACGGTGCGCAGCTACCGGCGCGAGGGCGACGCCCCGACGGCAGCCAAGGCGGTGCTGATCGTCCTGCGGGTGCTCGTCTTTGCCGCCGTCGTGCTGATGCTGTTCCGCCCGGCTATCGAACTGCGATTCGTCGAGACGCTGCTGAGCAAGGTCGTGGTGCTCGTCGACGACAGCCGCTCGATGTCCTTCGCCGACCGCTACGCCTCCGGCAAAGACGGCGACGCGCTGGCGGCGTTCCTCAAGACCGATCGCGCGGCGCTGGCCAGCCTCAGCCGCAGCCGGATTGTGCGAGAGGCCCTGGTCCGCCCCGACAGCGTCCTGACTCGCCTGGGCCAGACGCACCCGCTGGTCCTGATGCGATTCTCGACCGCCCAACCCGGCAAGGAAACCTATACCCGCAAGCTCATCGAGCTGCCCGCCCGCAGAGGCCAGGCCCCCGCGGCCGCAACGATGCCCGCGGAGCTGTCCAAGGCGCTATCGCAACTGCAGGCCGACGGATACGAGACGAACATTCCCGCCTCCATCCGCGACGCACTGGACAGCACCCGCGGCCAGCAGGTCGCCGCGATCGTCGTCATCAGCGACGGGCAGATCACCGCCGAGGGCGCCGCCGGACGCCTGGGCGCGGCGGTCGAGTCGGCCAACCGGCGCGTCGGCGGGGCCGTGCCCCTGTACGCGGTATCCGTCGGAGACCCCAAGCCGCCCCGCAACGTGACCGTCACCGCCCTCCAGGGGCCCAATGAAGTCCGCCGCGGCACGCGGGCGGAACTCTCTGCCGTGCTGTCGCACCGCAACCTGGCCGGCACGACCGTCATGCTGCGCGTGCTGCGGCGCGAGGCAGGCAAGGCCAACTGGACGGACACCCAGGTCCGCCAGAGCGTCACGCTCAAGGCCCCGCCCGCCGAGTCCGCCGTCGCCGCGGAAGTGCGGCAGACGGTCGAGCTGTTTGTCGAGCCCGACGCGCTGGGGCAGTTCGTGTATAAGGCGGTCGTCGACCCGGTAGCCGACGAGGCCAACCCCGACGACAACTCCGCCGAGGCGCGCGTGCAGGTTTCCGACGAGAAGGTCAAGGTGCTGGTGATCGCCGGCGACGCCGGATGGGACTTCCAGTACCTGCGGAACCTTCTGCTGCGGGCCGGCGATTCCTACCGCGTCAGCATCTGGCAGCAGAACGCCGACAAGGATATCAACCAGGCCGCATCGACGGGCATGAAACTCTCGCAACTGCCCCGCACGCTCGAGGAGCTCATCGGAAGCCCCGGCGGCAAACCCCATCCCGGATACGACGCGATCATCCTGCACGACCCGCAACCGGGAGAGGGCGGCTTCGATAGCGCGCTGGTCAAGATGCTGCGAGACTTCGTCGAGAAGCACGGCGGCGGGCTCTGCTACATCGCCGGCGGAAAGTACAGCCACCAGGCCCTCAGCGGCGAAGGCGCCATGAAAGACCTGGCCGACATCATGCCGGTGGTGCTGGCGCCGAATACCGCCGACATCGCCGTCCGCATGGGGACGCGCAAACCCGAAGCCTGGCCCCTGAAAGTCACCAGCTACGGCGCGGACCATCCGATGATGCGACTGGCCGCCACGGCCGAGCAGAGCGGCCAGGTCTGGTCGGTGCTTCCGGGCGTCTACTGGTCGCACCCCGTCGCGCGCGTCAAGCCCGCTGGCAAGGTGCTGGCCGAAAGCGCCAATCCGATGGATCGCACCGGGCGCAACGAACCCTTGCCCATCGTGGCGGTGCAGCCCTTCGGCGCCGGGCGGGCGGTCTATGTCGGAACCGACGAGACATGGCGCTGGCGGTTCGTTCAGGAAGGCTACTATCACCGCCGCTTCTGGGGCGAACTGGTGCGGTACCTTGCGACGCTCAAGGCCCGCCAGGTCGTCATCACCACCGGCGGCGACCGCTTCACGGCGGGGCAGAAGATCTCCGTCGAGGTCGAGGCCTACGACGAGAAGTTCGAGGCCCTCAAGGATCCTTCGTTCACCGTCACGCTGCGGAAAATCACCGGCGAGGCCGTCGAGAAGATTACGCTCAAGCCTCTCGACGCCGCCAACAAACCCGGGCGCTACAGCGGCATTCTCGAGGCCAAACACACCGGCACGTACGATCTGACGGCGCTGGACAGCGACCCCCAGGCCGCTCTCAAGGTCGCCCCCAAGCGCATCGTGATCGAACTGCCCCAGGCCGAATCGCGCCGCCCCGAGGCCGACGTGGACACCATGAAAAATGTCGCCTCCCGAGCGGAGCAGTATCTGCCCATCGAGCAGATCGACCGCCTGTCCGAGCTGATCGCCCCCGGGATGATCCGCACGGTCAAGCTGCAGCCGCACTTCCTGTGGGACACCCCGGCGATGCTGATCCTGGTGGTGGTGCTGTTGGCGGTCGAATGGATCCTGCGCAAGAAATACAACATGGCGTAG
- a CDS encoding vWA domain-containing protein, with protein sequence MPFVHPIIFWIGAACVSAPIIIHLLNRRRFRLRHWAAMQFLLDSLRRNRRRLRIEEMILLAMRCLAVLLLALAIARFTGCAATSVLPGMSGPRSTVYILDNSYSMLQKSAALSLFENARHDLAERIRRTSRSEKVAVLMGAGDDGQAPLFDLNYVAEPVSLAARLESLDASDGRLALATALGRAGALLANEAGARQVVVLTDCRKIDLTAPAAQSPLQKAFAALRKSGVNVEVLDYGQESRKNLTIESIELLDRFAVANVPFNVAVTVRNNGTTNIENVALTPRMVLPGQGDRTVVLPVQVIASLESGQSTRVIFEAASRSPGSAVVTVEAAGDDLQADNRAHLALDIRKVTRVLIVDGNTDPTDRTESESFFLSKVLDPRGDGAFGVRAEVISSDTLGGANFADYDAVALLDVADFPSSVETGPATRPAVVYPQLKALEEYVRGGGGLIIFTGGHINLDFYNGPFYAGGVGLLPYRVGPHKGRPDQSDTYVRLAPSSIANHNIMQAFTRFAAEGSDVTSLVRFFAFTPAEEPHGVVLPPDIKAPQVLAAFADPQNSPAVITRRFGLGEVVLFCTTASKRWNDWPSDEVGTYAVIAHETVKFVARSASQNLTARVGHPIDYTLAADLLDAQATLKTPRFPADDLVTLVARRQGAAAGHLSYAATDGAGIYWLELVSPDRSIKKVLFARNIDPAEGDLACGGRTALEAALGSDDFAYAAKAAGGNEPLAAAAAKKEYWLLAALAALVLLAGETFLGQKFGHYAGRKAAAERQP encoded by the coding sequence TTGCCGTTTGTTCATCCGATAATCTTCTGGATCGGCGCGGCGTGCGTTTCGGCGCCGATCATCATTCACCTGCTCAACCGCAGGCGGTTCCGGCTGCGCCACTGGGCGGCGATGCAGTTTCTGCTGGACTCGCTGCGGCGCAATCGGCGGCGGCTTCGGATCGAGGAGATGATCCTGCTGGCGATGCGGTGCCTGGCGGTGCTGCTGCTGGCGCTGGCGATCGCTCGGTTCACCGGCTGCGCCGCCACGTCGGTTCTGCCGGGCATGTCCGGGCCTCGCTCGACAGTGTACATCCTCGACAACAGCTACTCGATGCTGCAGAAATCGGCCGCCCTGTCGCTCTTTGAGAACGCCCGCCACGACCTGGCCGAGCGCATCCGGCGAACCTCGCGCTCGGAGAAGGTCGCGGTGCTGATGGGCGCCGGCGACGACGGGCAAGCCCCGCTGTTCGATCTGAACTACGTGGCCGAACCGGTCTCGCTGGCGGCGCGGCTGGAGAGTCTCGACGCCTCCGACGGGCGGCTGGCCCTGGCGACCGCCCTGGGGCGGGCCGGCGCGCTGCTGGCCAATGAGGCAGGCGCGCGGCAGGTGGTGGTGCTGACGGACTGCCGCAAGATCGATCTGACGGCGCCCGCGGCGCAGAGCCCGCTGCAGAAAGCTTTCGCCGCCCTGCGAAAGAGCGGCGTCAACGTCGAGGTGCTCGACTATGGGCAGGAATCGCGCAAGAATCTCACTATCGAATCGATCGAGCTGCTGGACCGTTTCGCGGTAGCGAACGTGCCGTTCAATGTGGCCGTCACCGTGCGGAACAACGGCACGACCAACATCGAGAACGTCGCCCTGACCCCGCGAATGGTGCTGCCGGGCCAAGGCGACCGGACCGTCGTGCTGCCGGTGCAGGTGATCGCCTCGCTCGAGAGCGGCCAGAGCACGCGCGTGATCTTCGAGGCCGCCAGCCGCAGCCCCGGCTCGGCGGTGGTGACCGTCGAGGCCGCCGGCGATGATCTGCAGGCCGACAACCGCGCCCACCTGGCGCTGGACATCCGCAAGGTCACGCGGGTGCTGATCGTCGACGGCAACACCGACCCGACCGACCGCACCGAGAGCGAGTCGTTCTTCCTGAGCAAAGTGCTCGACCCGCGGGGCGACGGCGCCTTCGGCGTTCGCGCCGAGGTGATCTCGTCGGACACCCTGGGCGGGGCCAACTTCGCCGACTACGACGCGGTGGCGCTGCTGGACGTGGCCGACTTTCCCTCTTCGGTCGAGACCGGCCCGGCCACGCGACCGGCCGTGGTGTATCCTCAGCTCAAGGCGCTGGAGGAGTACGTCAGAGGCGGCGGCGGGCTGATCATCTTCACCGGCGGCCACATCAATCTCGATTTCTATAACGGCCCGTTCTACGCCGGCGGCGTCGGGCTGCTGCCGTACCGCGTGGGTCCGCACAAGGGTCGGCCGGACCAGAGCGACACGTACGTGCGGTTGGCGCCGTCGAGCATCGCCAATCACAACATCATGCAGGCCTTCACGCGGTTCGCGGCCGAAGGCAGCGACGTGACGTCGCTGGTTCGGTTCTTCGCCTTCACCCCCGCCGAGGAACCCCACGGCGTGGTTCTGCCGCCGGACATCAAGGCCCCCCAGGTGCTGGCGGCGTTCGCGGACCCGCAAAACTCGCCTGCCGTCATCACGCGCCGCTTCGGGCTGGGCGAGGTGGTGCTGTTCTGCACGACCGCCAGCAAGCGTTGGAACGACTGGCCCAGCGACGAAGTCGGCACCTACGCCGTCATCGCCCATGAGACGGTCAAGTTCGTCGCCCGGTCGGCGTCGCAGAACCTGACGGCCCGCGTCGGCCACCCGATCGACTACACCCTCGCCGCTGACCTGCTCGACGCCCAGGCCACGCTCAAGACGCCGCGGTTCCCCGCGGACGACCTGGTCACGCTGGTAGCCCGGCGGCAGGGCGCCGCGGCAGGACATCTTTCGTACGCGGCAACAGACGGCGCGGGGATCTACTGGCTCGAACTGGTCTCGCCGGACCGCTCGATAAAGAAAGTGCTCTTCGCCCGCAATATCGACCCCGCCGAAGGCGACCTCGCCTGTGGCGGGCGTACCGCCCTCGAGGCCGCCTTGGGCAGCGACGATTTCGCCTACGCCGCCAAGGCCGCCGGCGGCAATGAGCCGCTCGCCGCCGCCGCGGCCAAAAAGGAATACTGGCTTCTGGCGGCCTTGGCGGCGCTGGTGCTGCTGGCGGGGGAGACGTTCCTGGGGCAGAAGTTCGGACATTACGCCGGCCGCAAGGCCGCCGCGGAGCGACAGCCTTGA
- a CDS encoding DUF58 domain-containing protein: protein MVFQDSQELKRYLDPKVLSKITRLDLQARLVVEGFISGLHRSPFHGYSVEFASHRQYVPGDDTKHIDWKVQAKTDRYYIKQYEEETNLKATFVLDASESMHYGSENGDGGMTKYQYAAAVAASLAFLLLQQQDSTGLAIFDEDLRQYLPASGSVNQIKSIVHAMDITKPKAKTSIEDICHSLAEKIPRRGLVCLVSDLFCDIEGVVRGLEHFRHYDHEVLVLHIMDQDELDFPFQGNTMFRGLEAMGDLLVEPRALREGYLKAVEEFCLQVKRRCIARRIDYKRISTADHMDAALLAFLAARTAATRKAGAKR from the coding sequence GTGGTCTTCCAGGACAGCCAGGAACTCAAGCGGTACCTTGACCCGAAGGTGCTTTCGAAGATCACGCGGCTGGATCTTCAGGCGCGCCTGGTGGTCGAGGGGTTCATCAGCGGCCTGCACCGCAGCCCGTTCCATGGCTACAGCGTCGAGTTCGCCTCGCACCGCCAGTACGTGCCTGGCGACGATACCAAGCACATCGACTGGAAAGTCCAGGCCAAGACCGACCGCTACTACATCAAGCAGTACGAGGAAGAGACCAACCTCAAGGCCACCTTCGTGCTCGATGCCAGCGAGTCGATGCACTATGGCAGCGAAAACGGCGACGGCGGCATGACCAAGTATCAGTACGCCGCGGCCGTGGCGGCGTCGCTGGCGTTTCTGCTGCTGCAGCAGCAGGACTCGACGGGCCTGGCGATCTTCGACGAGGACCTGCGCCAGTACCTGCCGGCCTCGGGCAGCGTCAACCAGATCAAGAGCATCGTCCACGCGATGGACATCACCAAGCCCAAGGCCAAGACGTCCATCGAAGATATCTGCCATTCGCTGGCCGAGAAGATCCCGCGGCGCGGGCTGGTGTGCCTGGTCAGCGACCTGTTCTGCGACATCGAGGGCGTGGTCCGCGGCCTGGAGCATTTTCGCCATTACGATCATGAAGTGCTCGTGCTGCACATTATGGACCAGGACGAACTGGATTTTCCCTTCCAGGGCAACACGATGTTCCGCGGCCTCGAGGCCATGGGCGATCTGCTCGTGGAACCGCGGGCCCTGCGCGAGGGGTATCTCAAAGCCGTCGAGGAGTTCTGCCTCCAGGTGAAGCGCCGCTGCATCGCCCGGCGCATCGACTACAAGCGGATCTCGACGGCAGACCACATGGACGCCGCGCTACTGGCCTTCCTGGCCGCCCGAACCGCCGCGACACGCAAAGCGGGGGCGAAAAGATGA
- a CDS encoding AAA family ATPase: MNNNDVAAAAKLTDAYKIIRKEMSKAIVGQEQVLEELLICIFARGHAILEGVPGLAKTLMVSSLAKCLDLDFARIQFTPDLMPSDITGTEVIQENRSTGQREMKFLKGPIFTNIVLADEINRTPPKTQAALLEAMQERQVSVGGQRMPMLDPFFVLATQNPIEQEGTYPLPEAQQDRFMFKIFVKYPSWDEEFAVVRLTTAVADIALQKMLDGRQILELQEIIRRVPAADHVIHYAMKLVRATRVHEADVPKIVKDYVTWGAGPRACQYLILGAKVRAVLNGRYHVSTEDIQAVAKPVLRHRIVTNFNADAEGYDTDRIVDELLRIIPAQDSSIASNPATAGAVKEL, from the coding sequence TTGAACAACAACGACGTGGCGGCGGCCGCGAAGCTGACCGACGCCTACAAGATCATCCGCAAGGAAATGTCCAAGGCCATCGTCGGGCAGGAACAGGTGCTCGAAGAGCTGCTGATCTGCATCTTCGCCCGCGGGCATGCGATCCTCGAAGGCGTTCCGGGCCTGGCCAAGACGCTGATGGTCTCGTCGCTGGCCAAGTGCCTCGACCTGGACTTCGCCCGCATCCAGTTCACGCCCGACCTGATGCCCTCCGACATCACCGGCACGGAGGTCATCCAGGAGAACCGCTCCACCGGGCAGCGCGAGATGAAGTTCCTCAAAGGCCCCATTTTCACCAACATTGTGCTCGCTGACGAGATTAACCGCACGCCGCCCAAGACGCAGGCGGCCCTGCTCGAGGCCATGCAGGAACGCCAGGTCAGCGTCGGCGGCCAGCGCATGCCCATGCTCGACCCGTTCTTCGTGCTGGCCACGCAGAACCCCATCGAGCAGGAAGGCACGTACCCGCTGCCCGAGGCGCAGCAGGACCGCTTCATGTTCAAGATCTTCGTCAAGTATCCTTCGTGGGACGAAGAGTTCGCCGTCGTGCGCTTGACGACGGCGGTGGCCGATATCGCCCTGCAGAAGATGCTCGACGGGCGGCAGATCCTCGAACTGCAGGAGATCATCCGCCGCGTGCCGGCGGCCGATCACGTGATCCACTACGCCATGAAGCTCGTGCGCGCCACGCGCGTACACGAAGCCGACGTGCCCAAGATCGTCAAAGATTACGTTACCTGGGGCGCCGGCCCGCGCGCGTGCCAGTACCTCATCCTCGGCGCCAAGGTGCGCGCGGTGCTTAACGGGCGATACCACGTTTCGACGGAAGACATCCAGGCCGTCGCCAAGCCCGTCCTGCGCCACCGCATCGTGACGAACTTCAACGCCGACGCCGAAGGCTATGACACCGACCGCATCGTGGACGAGCTGCTCCGGATCATTCCCGCGCAGGATTCGTCCATCGCCAGCAACCCCGCCACGGCCGGAGCGGTCAAGGAGCTGTAA
- a CDS encoding prenyltransferase/squalene oxidase repeat-containing protein has protein sequence MAKNKRRQLAATWAAAAAAVLAAVLATAWPEPASRGTARAAAPSTVLPDMVDRATVAAIEKGMNYLAKTQRRDGSWLNSGGYGVYPCVMTSLAGIALMAGGSNPQSGPHSREVSRAMNYVLRLAEANDDGLIVGQGAESRSMYGHGFGMLFLAQCYGNELQSADEARLKKVLDKAVALTVKSQSDLGAPLKNAGGWIYTPTGQGDEGSVTVTQLQALRACRNAGIKVPKETIDRAVAYLKHCQMPDGGICYSAQSRGSSRPPISAAAIACFYAAGVYDRTAGGGENEMVERLVKYCKGKMDSSETSGHYFYAHFYYAQGMYHRGGNDWKDYYPKISKMLIERQAPDGSWNGDSVGTTYGTAIATIILQLPYGYLPICQK, from the coding sequence ATGGCGAAGAATAAACGCAGGCAGTTGGCCGCAACCTGGGCTGCCGCCGCCGCGGCGGTGCTCGCAGCCGTTCTCGCCACCGCATGGCCGGAGCCGGCCTCGCGGGGGACCGCCCGCGCGGCTGCCCCGAGCACCGTCCTGCCCGACATGGTCGACCGCGCGACGGTCGCCGCCATCGAAAAGGGCATGAACTACCTGGCCAAGACCCAGCGGCGCGACGGCAGTTGGCTCAACAGCGGCGGCTATGGCGTGTATCCCTGCGTGATGACCTCTCTGGCGGGCATCGCCCTGATGGCTGGAGGGTCCAATCCGCAATCGGGTCCGCACAGCCGCGAAGTCTCGCGCGCCATGAACTACGTGCTGCGCCTCGCCGAGGCTAACGACGACGGTCTGATCGTCGGCCAGGGCGCCGAAAGCCGCAGCATGTACGGACACGGATTCGGAATGCTCTTTCTGGCCCAGTGCTACGGCAACGAGCTTCAAAGCGCCGACGAGGCGCGCTTGAAGAAGGTGCTCGACAAGGCAGTCGCCCTGACGGTCAAGAGCCAGTCCGACCTCGGTGCGCCGCTCAAGAACGCCGGCGGGTGGATCTACACTCCCACCGGGCAAGGCGACGAGGGCAGCGTGACCGTCACGCAGTTGCAGGCCCTGCGCGCCTGCCGAAACGCCGGTATCAAGGTGCCCAAGGAAACCATCGATCGCGCGGTGGCGTACCTCAAGCACTGCCAGATGCCCGACGGGGGCATCTGCTATTCCGCCCAGTCGCGCGGGTCCAGCCGCCCGCCGATCTCAGCGGCCGCCATCGCCTGCTTCTACGCCGCCGGGGTTTACGACCGCACCGCCGGCGGGGGCGAGAACGAGATGGTCGAGCGGCTGGTCAAGTACTGCAAGGGCAAGATGGATTCCTCCGAAACCTCCGGGCATTACTTTTACGCGCACTTCTACTACGCCCAGGGGATGTACCATCGCGGAGGCAACGACTGGAAAGATTATTACCCCAAGATCAGCAAGATGCTGATCGAGCGACAGGCGCCCGACGGCAGTTGGAACGGCGACAGCGTTGGCACGACCTATGGCACGGCCATCGCCACGATCATCCTGCAACTGCCGTACGGCTACCTGCCGATTTGCCAGAAGTAG